The nucleotide window TAGAATAAAATTTCTTTCTCATTGAACTCTTCCTTCCAATACTTCATCGTTTTCAAGCTCTCTAAAGTCGATCGTCCTCCCATGCTCTATCTATGCACTTTAATTGACGGACGACGTTTTCAAGCGGATATGGTGTTGTCTGGAAGACAAAGAAAAACTTCAAACTAACAAGGAAAAGTAAGTGCGGTCTAATATAAGGactattatttcctaagacaattgATCAAATGTGTTAGAAAGATCCTAACACTCTTTTGTTGgaaagaggaaaataaaaaataaaaaccaaaagagaaaaaaaatcaacaaataaATGATAATTTGGTAACTCCATATATATTTATAGGAACAAATTATAATTCACCAGGGAGTTTCGATTTAATTAATTtgaatataaatgataattttaaaaatacttagGAAGCATGACAATCTAAGTATTTTATGTTAATCTAATATCTCATTAAATATGTTCAAATGCTCTACCAAGTCTTCATCTTCCTCTATCCTCAACCTATATAACTTTCATCTTAGATATAACTTATTAATCAAACTTTTAGTTAGATAAAAACTTTCTAATTTATCCCAAATAACTATGATGAGCTCATCATTAATATCATTATTGATAACATTATCAATGATACAAAAATAAATAGTATTTGCACACTTTGTCTTTAAGTTCTTCTAAATTTTCGTCACTCATATTTTTTAGTTAGTTTGTTTATCCCTTTCATATTTTGATTAGGTATTGTTGAATAAGAAGATCCTTCGTCCTCCTCTATCATAAGATAAAACtatttcttttatcaaattttttaatagTAAAGTCAACGAAAATGATCGACGATATCTTTGTTGAATCTATAATTACTAGATCTTTTGAGCTCTAATACTAATGATCGGGGAGGGAgatgaaaaaattaaaattaaaaaaatctaaaaaaggtcaataaataatttacataataaaaagCCTATATGAGATTTACGTGGTTGAGAACTACCGTCTATGTTTATGAAAAAAactaaaattttcaatatataagATCAATTACAAGGTTCGAAAATTATCCCTACACAAGTATTACTCTCATTATACATCTTCTCTCGTAAACTCAAAGAACACTTCTTTCGAAcctctttagatctattaaaaaaaAACTCCCACTATAATCTTCACTCAGGATGTTATGTTGCCTCTATCTACTAAAAGGAACTCTTGTTTTAGCAGCTAGCTGCCTTTGTCTCACTCTTATTATAATCTTGACTCTCAATACATATaattataagaaaaaagattaatttaattaagattctctcaattaatttaaatataattaagattttataaaaataattatcaacCCTATCACTAATATATCaaggggaaaaagaaaaaaactttgaATTCACTAGAAAAAAGGACTTTTATTTCCTAAAAAAGATAAGATCCTAACACACATTATCTTGAATGAACACAATCATGCACGCATCAACTACACAAATGAGCAGACAAACTCATACTGCAATTTTAATTAACGTACACGGGGTTCGTTCTACCTGCTGTATTCAGCCATACCGTCGGCTACGTTTCCATTCCCTTCGCCATTAGCCGGTCGGTGAGGGGTCAGCCGACGCTTGTGGTTGCCCACACAAAAACAAAggaatccatccatccatcaacaGATGAAGACTGCTCTGTTTGGTCCAGCACAGCACATCCTTCAGCTGCATCCCATTCCCAAGTCATGTGCGTTTTCCATATGCTTTCTCATCACCCCATCGACCATGTGATGAACCATTGAAAACAGCATCGTATGTTGAAACAAGTGCCATGGAAATCATGCATTAATTCATGTATAATGAATAACTTGATAGAAAACCGACAAAAGTTCGGCACATGGTATATGAGCTTCTTCCGGCCATTCGACAGCGTTAtattgcggcttcttcttcctcagcTTCTCGATGAAGGAGGAGGTGCCATCCGCGGTACAGCCTCCCAAGTCATTGTAGAGACTATACCTGCGACAGGGCGAGGATGGGATACAACCCAAAGCTGGTGAAGAGACTTAGACAGCAGCAGTCGCGGGGTTTGGGCGTCGGCCTCATCGTGGGATGCCTTCTGTTGTCGATGACCTACGTTACGGTGTTTAGGACTGACATCGACCTCCTCTCCATCCGTGAGTTCCTGTTCTAATTGACCTTCCGCGGTTGAACCGTGTCGTCCGCGTAGCTCTCTCTGCCTCTGACGAACACTCAATTTGCTTTGCAGTGAATTCGTCGCCGCCGTCGTCACCTATCATTGCAGCTCCCACGGATCCACCTGCGGTTGCAAACATGACGTGGTTTCGTCAGCTAGGTACGTAAGACCGAGGCAGTCTCCCTTCTTGAGTTGGTAACCAGGATCTGACATGCATCTTGTTCACTCCATTGTTGTCCAGACGACGAAGATGGCAATCCGCCACAGAATGGCCAATCGGCTGCTGCTCCGTCTGTGAAACAACAACATCTTCCCAGCACCACCGAGAGAGCAGGTGTGAACCATGACTTGTTGGGCTGATTTGGTCGGTAAGATTTTAAGTTGGATGTGTTATGGCGAACACAAGTCATTGATGTTAGTCTTTTGAAGATGTGGTAGCTCGGAGGCGGAGCAAGCCCCTGTGCGATCTCTCCGAGTACAGAACCGACGTGTGCGACATGGAAGGCGACATCAGGATAGTCGGGAAGGGTTCAGCCACCGTCATGCTCGTTCCGCCCAACGGCAGTAGCGGAACGAGTGAATCGTGGGAGGTCACGCCTTACGCTCGCAAGGGGGATCGCACGGTCACCCGCAACGTCCGCAAAGTGAAGGTGAAGTCGCTGCAGGAGCACGAAGAAGCTCCTGTATGCAGCCTCCATCACACCGTCCCCGGCGTCCTCTTCGCCAGCGCCGGCTACTGCGGCAACATCTTCCACGACGTCGCGGACGTGCTGCTTCCCCTCTTCATCACCTCTCGCGGATTCGACGGCAACGTGCAGTTCCTCGTCGCCAACAACCAGTCCTGGTGGTTCTACAAGTACCACCACATCCTTCAGAAGCTCTCCTCGCACGAGCTCATCAACTACGATCACGACGACAGAGTACACTGCTTCAAACACGTCATCGTCGGTCTGCGCGCTGACAGGGACTTGATGGTCGACGCCTCCAGATCGGCGCAAGGTTTGTCCATGCTGAACTTCGTGAAGTTCCTGAGAAGCGCGTACTCGCTGGAGCGGGATCGGCCGTGGACGGCGGGCGGGCCGCCCGGAAGGCAGCCGCGGCTGTTGTTCATCGCGAGGGGCAGGTCGAGGAGGTTCGTGAACTTGGACGAGATCGTGCGGCTGGCGGAGCAGGTCGGTTTCGAGGTGGTGATGGCGGAGCCAAGCTTCATGGACGTGGGCAGGTTCGCCGGCACCGTGAACTCGTGCGACGTGATGGTGGGCGTGCACGGGGCGGGGCTGACCAACATGGTGTTCCTCCCCACCAACGCCGTGCTGATCCAAGTGGTGCCGCTGGCGAAGCTGGATTGGATAGCGGCGAATTACTACGCGGAGCCTGCCAAGGGGATGAAGCTGCGGTACTTGCAGTACGAGATAAGCGAGGAGGAAAGCACGCTGATCGAGCTGTATCCCAGAGACCACAAGGTGTTCAAGGATCCGGACTCGATTCACAAGCAAGGGTGGAAGAAGATGGGGGAGGTGTACCTGCGGAAGCAGAACGTGAAGCTTAATGTGAACCGATTCCGACCGGTCCTGGAGAAGGCGCTGCA belongs to Musa acuminata AAA Group cultivar baxijiao chromosome BXJ1-11, Cavendish_Baxijiao_AAA, whole genome shotgun sequence and includes:
- the LOC135597271 gene encoding alpha-1,3-arabinosyltransferase XAT3-like isoform X2 — its product is MGYNPKLVKRLRQQQSRGLGVGLIVGCLLLSMTYVTVFRTDIDLLSILNSSPPSSPIIAAPTDPPAVANMTWFRQLDDEDGNPPQNGQSAAAPSVKQQHLPSTTERAARRRSKPLCDLSEYRTDVCDMEGDIRIVGKGSATVMLVPPNGSSGTSESWEVTPYARKGDRTVTRNVRKVKVKSLQEHEEAPVCSLHHTVPGVLFASAGYCGNIFHDVADVLLPLFITSRGFDGNVQFLVANNQSWWFYKYHHILQKLSSHELINYDHDDRVHCFKHVIVGLRADRDLMVDASRSAQGLSMLNFVKFLRSAYSLERDRPWTAGGPPGRQPRLLFIARGRSRRFVNLDEIVRLAEQVGFEVVMAEPSFMDVGRFAGTVNSCDVMVGVHGAGLTNMVFLPTNAVLIQVVPLAKLDWIAANYYAEPAKGMKLRYLQYEISEEESTLIELYPRDHKVFKDPDSIHKQGWKKMGEVYLRKQNVKLNVNRFRPVLEKALQLLKEKAEHTRE
- the LOC135597271 gene encoding alpha-1,3-arabinosyltransferase XAT3-like isoform X1, which gives rise to MGYNPKLVKRLRQQQSRGLGVGLIVGCLLLSMTYVTVFRTDIDLLSILNSSPPSSPIIAAPTDPPAVANMTWFRQLDDEDGNPPQNGQSAAAPSVKQQHLPSTTERADVVARRRSKPLCDLSEYRTDVCDMEGDIRIVGKGSATVMLVPPNGSSGTSESWEVTPYARKGDRTVTRNVRKVKVKSLQEHEEAPVCSLHHTVPGVLFASAGYCGNIFHDVADVLLPLFITSRGFDGNVQFLVANNQSWWFYKYHHILQKLSSHELINYDHDDRVHCFKHVIVGLRADRDLMVDASRSAQGLSMLNFVKFLRSAYSLERDRPWTAGGPPGRQPRLLFIARGRSRRFVNLDEIVRLAEQVGFEVVMAEPSFMDVGRFAGTVNSCDVMVGVHGAGLTNMVFLPTNAVLIQVVPLAKLDWIAANYYAEPAKGMKLRYLQYEISEEESTLIELYPRDHKVFKDPDSIHKQGWKKMGEVYLRKQNVKLNVNRFRPVLEKALQLLKEKAEHTRE